In the genome of Arachis stenosperma cultivar V10309 chromosome 2, arast.V10309.gnm1.PFL2, whole genome shotgun sequence, the window GCATGACTACGAGAAGATTCAGTATTCATCCTGGTGTTAGCAGCAATTCGATGAGCTTCCCCTAATCTAAGCAACTCCAAAAAAGTCTGCTGGTCCCTTATGTCTACGTGAGTTGCACCAGGCAAAGACACATCACCACTTCTTGGATCCTCCACTATGGGAATATTATCATTGGCTGGATTTAGTAAGTCCTGGACAGTCTCCATGTAAAGCTACACATTTTGGAAGACAGAGATGATATGAACATTTTAGTAAAAGTTATGATGGCCACTGACAAAAAATGAGATAAAAAGATGCCAATAGAAATATCATAGTCAACAGGCCAAAAGCTTGATGGTTATATAAGGACAATATGGTGGAAGAAGTATAAAAAATAGCATATGATGCAATTGCAGTAAAAGACAGAAGTATTCAACCTGCAGGTATGAGACTGTGACAGAATCAGTTTCTGGGGATAAGTCCGATAAAATATCCTCCATGGCACGAACCATGATACCCCGACTAGAAGTGTCTTCCTCCCCCAATTGTCCAAGGGTAAAAGTTTTGCCGGTGCCAGTTTGACCGTAAGCCATTACAGTTCCATTATACCCATCAAGAACACTCTAAAAACCACATATCAAACGGAATGTCAAGTTACATACAACATCTAAAAGCACCGCAATCCTTTGATTTCTATTACCACTAAGAGTTATGGTTATCTAATAAAGTCTTAAATAGCACTACTTAAAAGAAGATGGCAGAGTAAAGGATATTCTAGTACAAATAGAAAATGCATCACTACAACAGACCTCTACAACGGGCTTAGCTACAACTTCATAAACACGCTTCTGTGACGCAAATTCAGTGAGCACTTCATCAAATTCATAAGTGTCGGAATCCCAATTGTTACGTCGAAGCTTCAATCTTTTAAGCTGAAACATTTAAAAGGAGGAAAAAAGGAAGGCTATTTAAACCTCAAGCAAGGCTTATGCATAAAAAAGCCAAAGGTACACCTATAACCAATGTAAATTGAAGAATCTATAGACGAATACCCACCTCTGGTTGCAATTCTACACAATCTGCAAAATCAGCATCTGCCATCATTTCTTCTGCATTTCGAGGTCTCAATCTTACAGCCACTCGAACTCTTCCAGGAACTGTACACAAGTATGAAATAGAAAAGAAGTGTTACAATATCATCATAGCAAAAACCATAGTTAACGATCACCAATATTTGAGGATTTGCatctaacaatatatatatatatatatatatatatatatatatatatatatatatatatatatatatatatatatagacacacacacacacacacacaacataagcataaaaaatgCTGCTGAGATTACAAACAAGTGCCAAGTCTACAGTATCTTGTCACGATGAACTGTTCTATATCCTTTTCATCATCAGTTCCAGAATATACTCTATTCCGATGTATAATCTAGGATTACAGAACACATCATACGATACTGTTTGAATATAAATTAAGAACCTCGTTTCTTCAAAATCAGCTAAAGCTAGAGAACAAATCTAGCACTTTTTCTCAACTAAAAACCTCATCGTCAACTATTCATCTCGAGTTTAGCAGCATAATTAAGACATGGTGATTTAACCAATATCACACATGTTTATTTTCCAGTTCATCATCCACACGTTAAAAAACTAATATTACTTGAAAATTTGAACACATACAATAAATTTGACCGCTATAAGCCCTATAACAGAACACGCGACAAACACTAAAAAGGCTTCTATAACAAAATCGAACTAgtatctataaatttattaggTTACTTGAAATCGTAACAATAAAGAAAGAAGCTACTGAAAAATCGGTTAACAAAGTGCTGATTTAGAGCTACATTTGCATTCACCTTCATACTCTTACGTTTCTACTACTGCTTACTGTTTCACTATTCAAACACACGAACACTTGCTCTTTCTCACTCTATTCCATGATCAGTGTTGCGAGTGAAGAGAGTAACTAAGCCGAAGGGAATCGAATTACTACTCGTACATTTCTATTGTGGAATGAGAACGAGAATTCAAAAGCTGAAATCGGAAGAATGAGAGAGGTGTTAGGAAACCTGCGTCGCCACCGTGAGATGGCGAGCTGCGGCGGGGAGCGGCGGATCCCGGCGGGTGAGAGTGGCGAGGCTTCGTTCTGACGATGCTGTTGTTGTTGGCGCCTTGGCGATCTAACTTGGCGCTTCCGCGTTGAGCGACGACGTTTCGGTGAATAGTCGACGCCATAGCTTCAAGCTTGTAAAAGCTTCAAAGAAGAATAGGTGAAGAGAGAAGTTACTTTTCTACAAATTCAAATGCAGTGTGTGTTTGTGTTGTTAAGTAGTAACTGTTTTTGTTGTGTCTTAACTCTTAAACTATGACTTTGTTGAGTTACAGGCTTATTTGTGTTTAAACTGTGTCTCactacaaataaaaaatttttaatatatattcttaaaataaatttaaatatagtatatattattatttatttaaacaaaaaatattttaaatacttgatataactaaaataaaatattaaaaataatttaaaaattaatttatattttaatatcaataaaatattaaaatatcattacggtttatctaaaaaataatttatattttatatgtatgcgtATTCTTGTATcatataagattttaaaattcacgTATCGGTGTGTTCCGTATTGTATCGTATCTCGTGTCCATATCAGTACCCATACATCATAGCTCTCAAATCTTAATAAAACTCGAGTTCGGTCTACcgattcattttttaaaaatgaaattaattttaattaatgtcataatttattattaaggATTAAGATTCCGTCTAAATTTATCTCATAAATACCGAAAATTAATCATCAATTATCTGAagaagataaataattaaataattatatatatatatatattaaaattaactattaaaaaattaatttgagttGATCAAGTGGTCAAATTATTCAAATATTGGATTTTattttgtgcatgcagcaaTTTATTAACTAATGTCAGACTCTTGAATAAAGTTCATATTTGCGACGAATTAGTCCTTACCTTATCGAATTaggagatattattattataaaatatataataaaaataaaataaatcacacATTTATTTATacctaactaattttagtgaataaataatatttttaataattaaatatattatatatgcaTAAGTTATCGTCAGAATGATTTATTACATACACAGATTCATCGTTTCTTGCTCCCAATGGATTTCTCTAACATCTTCTTGTCATATTTgtcttaattttttaactaaaatgtTTTGAATTACCACAATGGGTTAACATGGAGAATTTAAGTACGTAATTCGCATAAGATCATACGtgtaatttcattttattattttaaaagtgtATTATGGAAAGGAaacgaaaatttttaaaaacaaattaattttacatttttCATTAGGTTATTTTTACCTTTTCAGTCGAATTCAAAATCTTCCTTGCAAATATTTTCtaaataagtaaaaaaattgTCATGCTTGATAAACACCTTAGAGACAcctcaatttatttttatgaaactaaaaatgcggttgttttgtgtttttatttttaatgttttttattttaaaaataaaaaataaaaaacaaaattttatttttttattattttgtctttatttctaacaaaatttaaaaaacaaaaaatactaaaagtaaaaacaaaaaataaaaatataaatcaaacATATACTAAATTTTCTCACAGAATCATGATTTATAAATACTATCAAAGAAATTTAAACCATTCTACCAGTTTATTTACAAAGATAATCTCATTTCTGTGAATTTGGAAAATCTCTATTTTCATCTCCATAACAGGGATTTTTGCAAATATCTGTATTGCTGGACATTTTTGCTTCTCTAAATCCAGCAGATAATAAAATGAGGAGAAAAAATGGAATTATGGAagcaatttttcattttttttgttgggtgtaaaaagaaatagaaagtgAAAGTAAAAAAGGGAGGAGGCAGAAAAAGAGTGAAACGTAACTGacgaaaattaaaagatgatTGGAAAACCAAGTGGGCCCACGTTGCAGAAAATTGGCCCAAAAAGATACATGATTCTGCTGCCAACCCAACAAAAGATTAAATCATTAAAGTTCCATGTAAAATTTTtagtttcttaaaaaaattatttttttttcaatctctgaatttattaatttttaaaaaaatatttgacaTAAACgtctaattatatttatttttttaaataattttttatgtaattaatataaaagataattatttttatttatgagtCATATAATACTACTTTATACTTAtaatgcattaaaattaaattcttagaataattatatattatatatactttttttgaaaataaaagaaaggtTAATAATAACTCAAATCAGATAAATAACTATCTACAAATTTTGAATGttaaattagaatttagaaGTGAATGAGAATCATAGAACTATAGAAGTGCCCTGAAAGGCAAGAAAATTACAATTCTTGCACTACCTCATAAGTCACCATTCAACTACCTCATTTAGTTTTTGGTGGTATTTCTAGGTGATGCCTTAAATACATGACAATGGTGGTAATTCATGcactcatttttttattttttataatatgtaaAAGAGATGTTTGGTGTATTTATTATTTGTATCAAAGTTCAAAACTCAACTTAAAATTCATGAAATTCTTTGACAATGACCTAGAAACAAGTAACACAAATTTAGTAGTCTGCTTGCAGAGGTGGAGTTAGACAAAATATTTAGGGACTGGCATTTACGAATTAagtttaagaaaattatttaaaatattagggcattgataatttatttgtaaaaaGATGTTATAGTGTTTTAATAATGAATGTATTgataacttaattaaaaaaatattttactaataaattagttagtatactgttattatttttaagtaATACCTATTAACAATATCCAAGTTGAATATTAAAGTACTTTATATAGcctattaaattttatatttgaactaatAACTTGTCAATATTTTGATTGTTTAAGGccaaattaaattattagatataatatataaaagtaaacAAATACTTTCTgattacaaatttaaaaatatatggaTTATGTACATCATATTATTTGCTATACAAATCTATATTTCTTCTAAAtataaatctttttaaactaattacataaaataatagctaatattatatatacaccAAAAATTACTATAAGCACACTTATTATtcctaactaaaaaaataaatatggtaaaataagaataaaaatggcacctctaataatataaaatatatatttactataataaaaataatttagaaggAACGCATattcaaaaacaaattaaagataCTCATAAAGTATAGCATTTGGGAGATATTTCATTATTTCACTTGCAATAATCAATTAGCTTAACTTACACATATAAAGTTCATGAAATGAGTTAGATTTCAATAAGATGGCTCCATAATATAGTTTAGTCTTTCATATATCAACTATCCTTAAATAGAATGAAATGATGAAGAAATGAAAACTCttaaagggaaaaaaaaaagaataattgaAGGtgttcttgttgcattttgattaaaATTCTGTTCTACATCATCCatttcttcttttgattttgtcGAGGATGATGTCTTCCATGAATTCCGCTTACTCCAACTTGATCCAATTTGTTTCTTGCAATCTTGCTGTCCAAAAACAAACTCATTAGAAACTAAACCATAAATGTTTGCTGTCACAAAAAAGTAAGTTTCTTCATTCAACAGAAACTAATACTAAGATAATAAAATGAGGGATGATCTTTGAATGAACAAAATTATAACCTTGTAATAAACATTGCATTTGCAGTTAGAATTAGAACAAAGTATGTCTATGCTGCATGTAGTTTATGTATAACATTATGGGCCAAAATGCCTAATCTCTCAcgaactcaaaaaaaaaaaattcttggTTGAGTTGAGCAACATTGTTTTGAGATCATCATATCAGCCACTCAGCCTAGCTTTCAACATTACTTGCTCCAGATTAACAAGTTTGTCCATGCTATCAGGGGGTAAGAAAACATCAACAATCTAAGAATTTTGTGGAAAACTGGAAAAAGACACAAGAAAATTCAATGAGACTTTGAATGATAAGAGCACATGAGACTTTGAAGAGTATAGAATGATAAGAGCACTTTTAGTGTTTAACTTGTACCGCAATGCCAATTAATGCTCCAGGAACTCTTTTTTAAGtttcaacaaaagaaaaagcaaagtACATGACAAATttaaacatcaaattcaaatagAGAGTTTAGAGAAGAAGCATCCTTACAAGAATGGAGGTGCAGCACCCCGATGCAATAAATTCACGAGTCCCAGAAGAATTATTGGATGTCCCTATGtaaagagaaagaggaaataAATAAATGGGTAAACACAGTTAAATGGGGAGgggaaaaaaaatccaaaattgaTAGTGTATCCTAAAAAAGCTAGCAGTTTTTCGATGGACTACAAATTTGGAAATAAGATTAAGATTATGTAGAAGACGATGAATATGATGTTGGAGAAGATGAAGTGGGTTTGGgatagagagagaaaaacagTACCTGTTTTAAGATGTTGAGTCATTGCGAATCTGTTTTCCATTAACAGAAATGTTGGCAATGTGGGAAATGGATGACCAAATATGGGGGTCCTTCTTCTGTATGCGTTCCCCCAATAACGGACATTTTGTAATGGAGAGATGACTTAAAGAGGCAAGCAGCCTTATGTTCTCCAGCTTGGAACAGTCTGATATTGATAAACTTCCGAGGCACTGTGAGTGTGACACCTCCAGAGATGTCAAATTTTCACGTCTTTTGATAGTCAGATATTTGAGATTTGAGAATGCTGGCAGTGCAAAGGATGTAAGTGAATCACAGCTGTTGTCTATATATAAGGTCTGTAGTGAGTGATGTTGTTGGTGTTGCATTGGGAATTCAACATTCTTGCAATCTATGATGAACAAATATTTCAATGAAGAGGGCAAAGAATCCCCTGGAAATGATATGGCTGATGAGCAGTTTGAGATTCGTAGCCATGTGAGAGAGGTTGGTTGGGTGTGGGTCATGGCATTGAACACGTACTCCACCTGTTGCTCTCCACTAATTGAAACTTGTTCCAACGTGGAAAGTGGTAGGTCCCGCATTCTTGCTTCTTGTTTGCCATATATTATTAATTGGCGTATGATGGGAGCTCCTGGCAGATAACAACCAAGCTGCTCGCATCCTGAAATCCAGAGTCCCTTCAAAGATGGAAGGAAAGTGGGTAAATCTCCTCTTAACTTAGGACACACCTCTAAGTGGAGCACCTCAAGTTGAGGAAACGGTGCATCATCGTCATCACATTCAAACGACTTCCATTCCTCCCAGCAAGGCATTCTTGAAATAACAAGTTTTTTAAGGGATCGGAAGGATGTCTCCTGATGATGATCAGTTCCATCATCCTTATAGAATTCACCACCAATCATCTTCACCTTCTCCAAGTTCGAAATGACCAGCCTCTCTAGAGCTGGTAATTGTCCAAGTGAAGGAAGCACCCAACAATTCCTGCATCCACTCAGCTCCAACTCAGTCACCTTGTGGTACAAAGACTGCCCTACCCAATCTGGAAACATGGTACCCCTGTAACCCGTGATTGTTAGTTCTTTCAGGTCTTTGTGAGGTTCTAATTTGGCAAGTACATCTTTCTCCATTTGAGAATCAACCATCTCACTATCTTCACCTGATGACCATTCCAAACATAAATGACGGATGTATTTCTTATCAACCATCCTTGCCTTCCAAGCTTCACTGCTGTTAACTACATTCTCTATCTTCTCAATCCGAAATGACCCTCCAAGATTTACAAGTTCTCCCAATTCCCCAAAACCATTCTCTTCATGCTTGCCAACAATATAGTAACGCAGAATCTGCAAGCCTTTTAATTTGCCCATACCTTTTGGCATCTCTTCTAGTTTAGTGCCTTTAATATCAAGATGACGCAAATTCAAAAGATTCTGCATGTTGTAGGGAAGCTTTTTAAGATTCGTACAGTTGCTCAACTTCAAAGTTTGTAAATTGTACAAATCACACAATGACTCAGGCAATGTTACGACAAATGTGTTAGAAAGATCTAAATAACGCAAATGAATCAATTCACCAATCGAATCATGCAACAAGTCTTCCTCACGGGAAAAGGATTTAAATGACAAAACTCGTAAGCACTTCATTTGTTCTAGTAGGTGACAAGAATCGACTATTCCCTTTGAGAATCCATGATATGTACAATTGATTTTCAGCAATGTCCTTGCATGCTTTAAATTATCACATACTTCCACAATCTTTGAGATTGAATCATTGCTGCAAAGAGCATATGACAAATGACGAGTTCTGGCATCATACTTGAGTACATTTTTGAGTTCAAAGGTTCTAAAATAGAACTTTCCACCATAGAATGTCCCCATATCATGCATGAGATCGTGCATCACAAATGAATTTTCATAATAAGCATTATTAGAAGGCTGAAAAAATGATCTTGAAGCTAAATCATTAAAATATTCATAACCAACTTCTTCTAAAGTGCTTCCGCTCTTTGGTTGTTGCAAAAGACCTTCTGCCATCCACAATAAGATCAATTCATCTCTATCAAACACATGGTCCTTGGGATACAAAGAACAATAAACAAAACAACGTTTTAAGTACGAAGGAAGGTGGTAATAACTGATTCTCAGTGCAGGAAGAATCTCACTTTCCTCTTCAGAAAAATCCCAAATTTCATTGTTCAAAATATCATTCCAATCCCTTTCATCATCTTTGGTACTTAGTAAGCTCCCAAGTGTTTGAACAGCAAGAGGTAATCCTTTACACTTTTTAACGATTTCTCTCCCTACTTTCTCAAAATCTAAACGGTCTTTAGAAAGCAAGGCAAGATTTGCAAACAATGACCAACAATCTTCATCATTCAACACACTCAAATTGTGGGCTTGATGGTGATAACTTTTGACCATATTTGCAATCTTTTCGTCACGAGTTGTCACAAGAATCTTACCTCCATGCCTCCCTGCCTCAGTTCCACATTGAAAAGGAGTAAGCAATTTTTTCCAAGCCATATAATTGTTACTCCAGATGTCATCCAAAACAACCAAGAAACTCTTCCCTGCTAGGTCATTCTTCAAATGAAGCTGAATTGAATCTAAATCATTCAAGTTACAAGGACCAGAAGTTGCTTTCTCTACCACAGTTTTAGTCACCTTAAGAACATCAAATTCTTCCCCAACACAAACCCATGTTTTAACATTAAACTTTTGCTGCACTCTCTGATCGTTGAAAACCAATTGAGCCAAAGTAGTTTTTCCAATCCCCCCCATGCCCCAAATGGGGATCACAGATAGTTTACCATCATTACTATCATCCAACAACAATTTAACCATACCCTCCCTCTCTTGGTCCCTACCAACAAAAACATCAGACTTTTGAACAAGGGATGTTGATTCAATTCTCCCTGACATGTTTTTATTCTTTATAGCCTTTTCTAGACCAAGGATATCTTTGTGATTTGCAATATCTTCTAGTCTAGCAATGATTTCTTCAATCCTAGTAACCATCTCCCTATCTTGCAAATTGAGAAAGCGTGACAGGAAGTTACCTGGTGGTGGATCCTTCCGAGTGGCAGCTTTGGTGGCGATTTCGTCCAGCAAGTCATCAGCATCATAGACAGCATCTTGGAGATTTTCAAGCCACCTCTTGACAGCAGGGTTAGAAATCTGTTTCCTCTCAGCATCATTCAGCACAGCTTCAACCACACTCAAAATGTTCTCCAGATTTTGAAGCAGCTTCTGGTCAACCTTCTTTCCTTTCATAATGTTGATGATCTCAGGATCGGACAGCCGATCAAAAAGAACAttgagaaaagaagagagaaaagctCCTCCAACAAGTTCAGCAGCCATCTTCacaagagcaagaaagaaagaaagggatgGAAAGGGAAGTGGTTTGTGTATGCACTCAAAACTCAGAATTCTCTCACAAACACAGAGTATGAAAGTGGTAGCAGTTCAGTGAAATATTATTGTAATGTGGTGAATCGGGTGAATGCTTAGATTATTATGATTAGCGAATAATAACATATGTTGACTTCATATGCTTTTTCCCGGTTTGGTCTTCATAACAAAGTTCATGTGAAGCATCTTATTGTCTTGCTCCGAAGCTGTGAGATGCTTTCGGTGCCTTTGGTCTtcatttttccattttttaaaTGCTCCCTACAACGGATCTTTAGCTGCAAAATGTTTAACAATATCCACTTGTGCATTTATTTATTAACGGACCTACCATTAGTGCTTCTTGCCTTCttatactataaaaaatgaaaaagtttAGAAAACtaacacttttattaaaatttgaccaGTATTTAACCATCAAAAGAAAATTGAATAATCTTATATCATTAGATAtcatctcacaccattaaaaacattACAAATTCTACTTACCTCTAATACTCCTCTAAAAAATTGTTCACCTCTATTTTGTCACATACTACAATTACAATGCACGCGTCTGCTAcctttttaaaaaacaaaacaaaaaaattaattttaacaaaaaactgttttttttatattttatcggACACCAATTACTTAAATAGTTTGGAGCCGATTaataacttttttaattatGGAGAGTATctataattagtttttaataatgAAGTCATGATAAACATATTTTGCTTTAATACAGTTGATAAGCATTTATATAGTTTAAAAAAACTTCTAAAgtaattatcaaaattaatttttgagatttttaatatttgaCATTTTAGtctctattttaaaataaataaagtaattCCTAATATTTATCGCCATTAGAAAAGAATAATATTGTCTAATggaaataaatataaagaaaaaatgataaaattagaaaaaaaaagttaattacgtatctactattaaaaatttaatggtaggagtagaattaaaaattatcaaaaatgttaagaataaaattaaaacaaattaaacattataggtatttttaaaaatgttaaagataaaaaatatattttatttatcacaAAATTATATTGATATAATCATTTATCCAAGATAATTTTTGTTGAATAATActattgtgaaaagtaaaaaatatttttttctgtaAAAAGAAtttaccaaaaatatttgatcatATGTAATCCacatttttttctaaatttagtAAAAACATTCACTCATCTACCAATTTTACCATTTACAAAAAAATTCTCTTTTTACTTCAATGATTAAGTAGAcattttcaaatatctttctcacaatttatttttattagtttttatgtaatttttttgtgacaatgcttttattttatttttaaattaaatttttttacggTATTTTTTAGCCCAATAGACCAATAATTAATTCATTGCGGATCAGAGTTCTATTGAAATGGTTAC includes:
- the LOC130960793 gene encoding putative disease resistance RPP13-like protein 1, producing MAAELVGGAFLSSFLNVLFDRLSDPEIINIMKGKKVDQKLLQNLENILSVVEAVLNDAERKQISNPAVKRWLENLQDAVYDADDLLDEIATKAATRKDPPPGNFLSRFLNLQDREMVTRIEEIIARLEDIANHKDILGLEKAIKNKNMSGRIESTSLVQKSDVFVGRDQEREGMVKLLLDDSNDGKLSVIPIWGMGGIGKTTLAQLVFNDQRVQQKFNVKTWVCVGEEFDVLKVTKTVVEKATSGPCNLNDLDSIQLHLKNDLAGKSFLVVLDDIWSNNYMAWKKLLTPFQCGTEAGRHGGKILVTTRDEKIANMVKSYHHQAHNLSVLNDEDCWSLFANLALLSKDRLDFEKVGREIVKKCKGLPLAVQTLGSLLSTKDDERDWNDILNNEIWDFSEEESEILPALRISYYHLPSYLKRCFVYCSLYPKDHVFDRDELILLWMAEGLLQQPKSGSTLEEVGYEYFNDLASRSFFQPSNNAYYENSFVMHDLMHDMGTFYGGKFYFRTFELKNVLKYDARTRHLSYALCSNDSISKIVEVCDNLKHARTLLKINCTYHGFSKGIVDSCHLLEQMKCLRVLSFKSFSREEDLLHDSIGELIHLRYLDLSNTFVVTLPESLCDLYNLQTLKLSNCTNLKKLPYNMQNLLNLRHLDIKGTKLEEMPKGMGKLKGLQILRYYIVGKHEENGFGELGELVNLGGSFRIEKIENVVNSSEAWKARMVDKKYIRHLCLEWSSGEDSEMVDSQMEKDVLAKLEPHKDLKELTITGYRGTMFPDWVGQSLYHKVTELELSGCRNCWVLPSLGQLPALERLVISNLEKVKMIGGEFYKDDGTDHHQETSFRSLKKLVISRMPCWEEWKSFECDDDDAPFPQLEVLHLEVCPKLRGDLPTFLPSLKGLWISGCEQLGCYLPGAPIIRQLIIYGKQEARMRDLPLSTLEQVSISGEQQVEYVFNAMTHTQPTSLTWLRISNCSSAISFPGDSLPSSLKYLFIIDCKNVEFPMQHQQHHSLQTLYIDNSCDSLTSFALPAFSNLKYLTIKRRENLTSLEVSHSQCLGSLSISDCSKLENIRLLASLSHLSITKCPLLGERIQKKDPHIWSSISHIANISVNGKQIRNDSTS